AATCTCCCATTTGAAAAAAAGGACACACGGGCAAtctccaagttacgaacaagataggttctgtagtgcCCCATCTACATGACCATatcaaaatccagatgatcttctttgaactggattatatgacagtgaagactcaatcatccagttcaaagcagataatctgaattatatggcagtgtagaaggggctctaGTCTTTTGTAACAAAAGCCATTAGCGGCCAGTCTTTCCAAGCTCTTTTTAATTAATTGAGCCTGCATCCTTCTGCCaacctctttttttcttcctctaatTTCGTCCTTGGTCATGTTCTTCCTTTTCACTGCCTGAATGATccccctcttctttccccttcccaaatCCAAATatcgcagggacagaaagtgatgtgacATCTTCAGAACAGAGACACaaagagcaaagcaaacaccacaggggtgttaacgcTTCCCTATAGTATccaaagatatagatagatagatagatagatagatagatagatagataggagctacacttttaaaagtatctgttccgacttacatacaaattcaacttaagaataaacttacagaacctatcttgttagtaACTTGGGGGCTGTCTGCACTCAGGTCTTGTTCAGgtccctctggaactccctccctaaagaaatcagAATAACACCCTCAAGTCCTCTCCTTCAAGAAACAATTAAAATCTTATTTCTGTATGCTAGCCTATGGAGAGGAAGAATAGTCAATGACTGATTTTACCATGTCAGGTGATGGTGACGATTACTCTATCCTACTGAAGAGCTATATTTGTATACTctcaaactatatatatatatattttaaatgttttggttAATGGCGCTTgaactgtttgtttttaattgtttgcttCAACGTCTTTTGTGTTACTATATatagcattgaaagtttgccatttTTTGCCTttgcaagctgccctgagtccctctgaggaagagaggaagggttaattttttttaaaaaaaattgaaacccaacaagatgagtccgcagcaaacaagatcactgtactggctgttgtactggatcacacatgggacacttcccaaatgtctaggactgtgtgatgtatcggcgaataatgtgtgcagttccCAGTAACGTAGCCTTTTGCAgcgggcagatggtaattttgtcagcgccgattgtgtttaagtgcaggccaaggtctttaggcactgcacccagtgtgccgggtTATAATACTAGCCacctcctgccacgcgttgctgtgacccagtctgtttatatgtattttgtgtgtgtgtgtaaatatgtgtttatatgtggctttgtacatgtgttgtaaagtattttttttttttggctttttaagtctcttccactgtatttttatgagtgatggtcactggttGACCGGATAgttgtgttgtgtccaaatttgatgtcaatttgtccagtggtttttgagttatgttaatcccacaaatgaacagtacatttttatttatatactagctgtcccctgccaagcgttgctgtgcagtctggtgatctggcaaataaagtaatgagaaagtgttggtttctaatatatgtaatttcttgatgcttgtgggtaaacagtatttcttgctgtttctttgtcagtgttgatgtggtgattgtctggtacatgcaacatataattgtccttctttaggggtccctttcaaatctatgatattatgtgtgtgtgtgaatcatatatatctaactatatctatggctggatgactctttgtcaggagggctttaatgatgttttcttgccctggtgaagttggactggatggccttaagtattttttgttgctcatgggggttctgtgtgggaagtctgccccaattctgtcgttggtgtggttcagaatgctgtctgattgtaggtgaaccataaatcccagtaactacaattcccaaatatcaaggtctatttccccctaactctatctgtgttcatatttgggcatatggaatattcgtgccaagtttggtccagacccatcatcgtttcagtccacagggctctctggatgtaggtgaactacaactcccaaactcaaggtcaatgcccatcaaacccttctagtgttttctgttgtttatgtgAGTCCTGTATggcacgtttggttcaattccatcgttggtggagttcagaatggtctttgattgtaggtgaactataaatcccagcaactacaactcccaaatgacaaaataaaaaaaaaattgagtgaaagacatacattgggttgttaggtgtcttgtgtccaaatttggtgtcaattcgtccagtggtttttgagttctgttaatcccacaaacgaacattacattttttatttatatagaagaagatTATCTTCCTAAGTGTACACATGATAACGGAACTATTGGTATATAAAGCCACCAAATAACAGTGGTAATTTTACACCTTCTACTTGGTCATGTGAAGATGTTACCCATGGTCTACCTGTGTGCTTCCGATCTAGGGCAGCTATCAGGTCAATTGATCCCAGACATTCCTTGtggagatttgttcagaaggcgggctgcccttgccttcctctgagacggAGAGAGCGTCGCTTGCTCAAGGccaccctgtgggtttccatggctgaaaggGGCCACTAGGTGTATCTTCTCCCCGTCCCTttgccctcccttatggccttcttCCCCTTCGGCCTTTGGCGCCTCACCTGATTCCTCCACAGGCTGCCAGGCTTGAGGAAGTTCTGCCAGAAGCCCTCGACCAGGCCGGGCTTCTGCGGGGGCAGGACGGGCTCCCTCGGGCTCAGCTCCTGGTCCTTGAGCCATCGCCGCCGGAGCTCCCTCAGCTGCTGGAGACGGAGCTTCTCGTCCGGCGTGTAGCCCATCACCGCCCTCGGCGCCCCACCGCCGCGCTCCAGCCCCGCCATCTTGGCCaaggccccgcccctttctccttccGCGGAGAGCGACCTTGCTGAGGCCCAAGCAAGAATACCGGAAGTGACGTCGACACGGCGGAAGAACTCTTTCGCTGCCATGGCAATAAGTGGAGGCCTCTCTAGCAGAAGATTCGAACGCTGCCTCTATAGAATCAATGCCACGTCACTTCCCACGTCAGGCTTAATGCCATGTGGAGTAATGGAAGCTGTACTTTGACAAGGCCTTTACCCTGCTCAGCGAAAGTCACCAAACTACGACTCCAATAGAGCCATGACAACTCaggtggtttcaaactgcattactggtACAGtgtagagttgttgttgttgttcattcgttcagtcgtctcgactcttcgtgaactcatggaccagcccacgccagagctccctgtcggccgtcaccacccccagctccctcaaggtcagtctagtcacttcaaggatgccatccatacatcttggtcggcccctcttccttttaccttccactttccccagcataattgtcttctctaggctttgccgtctcctcatgatgtggccaaagtacagggttagtcaaaatgcataggccaataagccattcaattgaatggcttattggcctaggcattttgactaaccctgtacttcagcttcgtctctagtatctttccctccagtgagcagtcgggctttatttcctggaagatggactggttggatcttctcgcagtccaaagcactctcagaactttcctccaacaccacagctcaaaagcatcgatcttccttcgctcagccttccctatgtccagctctcacatccgtaggtgactacagggaataccatggctttgactagacggatctttgttgccagtctgatgtctctactctttactattttatcgagaccggacattgctctcctcccaagaagtaagcgtcttctgatttcctggccacagtctgcatctgcagtaatctttgcacctagaaatacaaagtctgtcacggcctccacattttctccctctattttccagttgtcaatcattcttgttgccataatcttagtttttttttatgtttagctgcaacccggcttttgcgctttcttctttcaccttgattagaaggctccttagctcctccttgcttttggccatcagagatatgtgtcatctacatatctgaggttgttaatgattcttccagcaattttcaccccagctttgcattcatcaagccccacacatcgcatgatgtgttctgcatacaagttaaaaaggttaggtgagagtatgcagccttgccgtacgccttccccaatcttgaaccagtctgttgttctgtggtcagttctgactgttgctacttggtccttatacagattcctcaggagagagacaaggtggcttggtatgcccatcccaccaagaacttgccacaatttattatgatccacacagtcaaaggctttagaatagtcaatgaagcagaaatagatgtttttctgaaactccctgcctttctccattatccagcggatattggcaatctggtctctcgttcctctgccttttttaaacccagcttgaacatctggcaagtctcgctccatgtattgctggagtcttccttgcaggatcttgagcattaacttactggcatgggcaaacgtcggccctccaggtgttttggacttcaactcccacaattcctaacagtaggctggggtaaaaattgctggaagaaacattaacaaccttagatatgcagattacaccattttgatggctgaaagcaaggaggagctgaggagcttctaatcaagatgaaagaagaaagtgcaaaagctggatttcagttaaacattataaaaaccaagattatggcaacaaagggattgacaactgggaaatagagggagaaaatgtggaggctgtgacagactttgtatttctaggtgcaaatattactgcagacgcagactgcagccaggaaatcaggagacgcttacttcttgggaggagagcaatgaccaatcttgataaagtagtgaagagtagagacatcatccTGGCAACAAAAATCCGCATAGTCaaggcaatggtattccccgtaatcacctacagatgtgagagctggaccatagagaaagctgagcgaaggaagatagatgcttttgaactgtggtgttggaggaaagttctgagtgtGCCAgctagaagatccaaccagtccatatttcaagaaataaagcctactgctcattggagggaagaatattagaggccaagatgaagtactttgaccagatcatgagaagaaagaaaagcttagagaagacaatgatgttggggaaaatggaaggaaaaaggaagaggggccgaccaagggcaagatggttggatggtatccttgaagtgactggattgaccttgaaggagctgggggtggtgacggcccacagggagctctggcgtggattggtccatgaagtcatgaagacttagaaacgactgaatgaatgaacaacaaggctgttaggaattgtgggagttgaagtccaaagcacctggagggccaaagtttgcacatgcctagtgtaGAACCAATCTCTGTATCCCTTCTTCAAGCAGCCACTTCCAGAATGTCATACCAACTTGCCATGgcggctatattattattattatcattcataaaataaatatatttacaacatggtgcaacataggaaaatgctgcCTAAAGTTGGCCATATCACCCGGGACTAtagttgaggatttgaacaagaagacatagtttttatcgTTTTTATTCTTCattgctttaatggtttttaaatgtattgtgatgtttttgcttgttattgatgtatttatttttatacatggcatctaattgttgctgacTTGCATGCCGCCCTgggttgccttcgggctgatatgggtgggatacaaatgttgtaaataaataaaaataaataaattttacaaaaactatccagATCCTCTTAGAAAACCCCAGCTTCTATGCAGaacaggaaaagtagatggaggaggcaaaagaatagTTTACCTCAAACATTCTTGTACTGACTTTGTAGGGGCATGCACTCTGCACGTTCTCAGAAGTCTCCTTCTGACCCGGGATGACAAAGCAGAAGAAACACACTGATGAGTTGAATCTCTCTGAAGGTTAGCTTTAATTTGCCGGCCGTGAAAATGGTGACAGTTTGTGCTCTAGGCATAAAACTCCTAAATAGGCCTGTggggttttattgttttacaaaaatccaacctagcaattcaaaaacatgcaaatgtgagtacatcaataggtaccactccagcagaaaggtaacaatgatccatgcagtcatgctggccacatgaccttggaggcatctacagacaatgccagctctccggcctagaaatggagatgagcaccaacctccagagtcagacacaactagacttacctttaccttttccttaaTACGTTGTCTTTTTGGTC
This genomic interval from Anolis sagrei isolate rAnoSag1 chromosome 2, rAnoSag1.mat, whole genome shotgun sequence contains the following:
- the NDUFB6 gene encoding NADH dehydrogenase [ubiquinone] 1 beta subcomplex subunit 6, which translates into the protein MAAKEFFRRVDVTSGILAWASARSLSAEGERGGALAKMAGLERGGGAPRAVMGYTPDEKLRLQQLRELRRRWLKDQELSPREPVLPPQKPGLVEGFWQNFLKPGSLWRNQVFKTYNAGVFLFTRILIPVWVTHYYVKYHLLYQPYGVVASKPKIFPGDTILETNEVVPPLEIPNSHH